From a region of the Aeoliella mucimassa genome:
- a CDS encoding sodium:solute symporter family protein, with amino-acid sequence MQLTTIDWAIILAVIAVAVGVGAAVARQAGKNASQFFLSGRSMSGVWLGISIVATTFAADTPGLVTEFVRQDGIAGNWRWWALLLTGMLTVFLYARLWRRSGVTTDLEFYELRYSGPPAAALRAFRAIYLGVVFNVIVMAIVSLAAIKIGQVMFGFTPIQVLLWGGLSTLLFSTTGGFRAVILTDCILFVVAIGGAVAAAYFAVNHPDVGGLANLLTHERVVGKLNLVPAWDWSNPDARESLLMVFIIPLSVQWWSMWYPSAEPGGGGYLAQRMLAAKNENHAVGAVMLFNAVHYAIRPWPWILVALASLVVFPTVTDLGIAFPDIAQDKLGNDLAYPAMLTFASEGWQGLIVASLLAAYMSTISTHLNWGSSYVVNDFYQRFIEPNASDRNLVRVGRVSTIIMMLLASLLALWLNTAEQGFTILLQVGAGTGLIYILRWYWWRINAYAEIVAMVISFAIALFFQWSPDLLSDSQQLCAGVLITTCCWMLTIMLTPAESRETLESFCRLIRPAGPGWAKVYRDAEQAGQPITGPGPGESLPLGILRMVLGCIGIYAALFAVGYALFGNTMVCITLGSVSLVAALLLLATYRRQPARSTPS; translated from the coding sequence ATGCAACTTACAACCATCGATTGGGCGATTATTCTAGCTGTGATCGCGGTCGCTGTTGGCGTCGGGGCAGCGGTGGCCCGTCAGGCCGGCAAGAACGCGAGCCAGTTTTTTCTCTCCGGCCGCAGCATGTCGGGCGTTTGGCTTGGCATCTCGATCGTCGCAACCACGTTTGCGGCCGACACGCCTGGGCTGGTTACCGAGTTCGTCCGCCAGGACGGAATTGCCGGCAACTGGCGGTGGTGGGCGTTGCTTCTCACAGGCATGCTCACCGTGTTTCTCTACGCGCGGCTTTGGCGTCGTTCCGGCGTGACCACCGATTTGGAGTTCTACGAGCTTCGCTACAGCGGACCACCAGCGGCCGCCTTGCGGGCGTTTCGCGCCATTTACCTTGGGGTGGTGTTCAACGTGATTGTGATGGCCATCGTATCGCTGGCGGCCATCAAGATCGGCCAAGTGATGTTCGGCTTCACGCCTATTCAGGTCCTGCTGTGGGGTGGACTCTCCACACTACTGTTTAGCACCACCGGCGGATTTCGCGCGGTGATACTCACCGACTGCATTTTGTTTGTCGTCGCGATCGGCGGGGCAGTTGCCGCGGCCTACTTTGCAGTCAACCATCCCGATGTTGGCGGCCTGGCGAACTTGCTCACCCACGAGCGAGTCGTTGGCAAACTAAACCTTGTGCCCGCCTGGGATTGGTCGAACCCCGACGCCCGTGAGTCGCTGCTAATGGTGTTTATCATTCCGCTCTCGGTCCAATGGTGGAGTATGTGGTATCCGAGCGCCGAACCAGGCGGCGGAGGCTACCTGGCTCAGCGGATGCTCGCGGCGAAGAACGAGAACCACGCGGTCGGGGCAGTCATGTTGTTCAACGCCGTGCACTACGCGATCCGCCCTTGGCCATGGATTCTGGTCGCGCTCGCTTCGCTGGTGGTTTTTCCAACCGTGACCGATCTGGGAATCGCCTTCCCCGACATTGCCCAAGACAAACTCGGCAACGACTTGGCTTACCCCGCGATGCTCACCTTCGCGTCTGAAGGCTGGCAAGGCCTGATCGTCGCCTCGCTGCTGGCCGCTTACATGTCGACTATTTCGACTCACCTGAACTGGGGCTCGTCGTACGTGGTGAACGATTTTTACCAACGATTTATCGAGCCCAACGCGAGCGACCGCAACCTGGTTCGGGTGGGGCGTGTGTCGACCATCATCATGATGCTGCTGGCCAGCCTGCTCGCGCTATGGCTCAACACCGCCGAGCAAGGCTTTACCATCCTGCTACAAGTCGGAGCAGGCACTGGGCTCATTTATATCCTGCGGTGGTACTGGTGGCGCATCAACGCGTATGCCGAGATCGTGGCGATGGTGATATCGTTTGCTATCGCTCTGTTCTTTCAATGGAGTCCCGACCTGCTGAGCGACTCGCAGCAACTCTGCGCAGGCGTGCTCATCACCACGTGCTGTTGGATGCTTACCATCATGCTCACTCCCGCTGAGTCGCGCGAAACGCTGGAGAGCTTTTGCCGCCTGATTCGCCCCGCCGGACCAGGCTGGGCCAAGGTCTACCGCGACGCCGAACAAGCTGGACAACCAATTACTGGGCCAGGCCCCGGCGAGAGCTTGCCGCTGGGCATCTTGCGGATGGTACTTGGCTGCATTGGAATCTACGCGGCCTTGTTCGCGGTCGGTTACGCACTGTTTGGCAACACCATGGTGTGCATCACGCTCGGTAGTGTGAGCCTGGTTGCCGCCCTGCTGCTGTTGGCCACCTATCGCCGGCAACCAGCGAGGAGCACCCCGTCGTGA
- a CDS encoding copper homeostasis protein CutC, with protein MNHPVARRVQLEVCVGSLADATAAASAGANRLELCSALELGGLTPSLALIEQVIDAVDLPVVVMLRPRAGGFCYSPEEHRCMLRDAELALNAGAVGVVFGYLTPTCEIDSLRTRELVDLAGEHSTVFHRAFDSVSDPSAALDTLIDLGVTRVLTTGGAANAIDGADSLGRLVAQSNGRIEVMPGGGVTAANVAQIVTLTGCQQVHAGAATSAQDESIPPEVAAQLCDLKRLTAGQLRVVDQQSVAELSEVLLGLG; from the coding sequence GTGAACCACCCAGTAGCGCGACGCGTGCAGCTTGAGGTTTGTGTTGGCTCGCTGGCCGACGCCACCGCAGCCGCCAGCGCTGGAGCCAACCGACTGGAGCTTTGTAGCGCCCTCGAACTTGGCGGCCTTACCCCATCGCTGGCGCTTATTGAACAGGTGATCGACGCAGTCGACCTGCCGGTGGTCGTGATGCTCCGCCCTCGTGCAGGTGGCTTTTGCTACTCGCCCGAAGAGCATCGCTGCATGCTTCGCGATGCGGAACTCGCCCTCAATGCAGGAGCTGTAGGGGTGGTGTTTGGTTATTTAACACCGACCTGCGAAATCGACTCCCTGCGGACACGCGAGCTAGTCGACCTAGCCGGAGAGCATTCTACGGTGTTCCACCGCGCGTTCGACTCGGTTAGCGATCCATCGGCAGCGCTCGACACGCTCATCGATCTCGGAGTCACGCGGGTGCTCACCACCGGCGGGGCTGCGAATGCCATCGACGGGGCCGACTCCCTCGGCCGACTCGTGGCTCAGTCGAACGGTCGCATCGAAGTAATGCCAGGCGGCGGAGTCACCGCGGCCAACGTCGCCCAGATCGTCACACTCACAGGCTGCCAGCAAGTACACGCCGGCGCAGCAACGAGCGCACAAGACGAATCCATCCCCCCCGAAGTCGCCGCGCAGCTTTGCGACCTCAAACGCCTCACCGCCGGCCAGCTACGGGTGGTCGACCAGCAGTCGGTCGCTGAACTCTCCGAAGTGCTGCTTGGTTTGGGATAG
- a CDS encoding beta-galactosidase, which produces MRYTGYFFIVAVLVLFNTPAGAVEPQASPYGVCSHLVGHEFDQHEKTMRLMQTAGIQWARADFSWCGVQPAPDTWDFKRVDVLLSRAPQHNIQILPILDYNNHFADPAWQHLDEWELYVRTMVERYQDRLPVWEIWNEQNGEGFWKDPNPEHYLALLKRSYETIKSVNPDLKVAVGGYAGIPYDYIEELYQLGGGQCFDIMNVHPYSHPLPPEQNLEESLQQLKDLMAKYGDDNKPIWATEIGWPTHEPEFTSPGLLQEALKCVLPEKSAYRIVCIKDPESDLPAALIKRRIADHLPANGVIEVLDYETLATALDRGDIDVVVMPPSENYYLDGFDRIVRYVKEGGTVVDLQGMPFWYGFTKNEKGAWEKTNTTSYNKLRIQAEAWWYNKGIIPEEMTVEYAGPVANLPDQPKKIIATRFLQPYQFKEGDRFIPLLRGKNEKYTGTAAAIFDFDSDWKGAVIVNALREGEGLVVNQNGQAEMLTRSQLMARRCGVERIFWYEFQAPEQDQHDKESHFGIVHNDYTEKPAYSSYKTLTSQLPAGSTFTHSDWHRTDKSLYYPQWKLTDGSSAGAIWSYKSSGTIRVEFSGARPSFTTHTGSPLSPSFSVNTAVLDISSAPVYFQGAEIKSIDAGF; this is translated from the coding sequence ATGCGATACACAGGCTACTTCTTCATTGTCGCTGTTCTTGTTCTCTTCAATACGCCGGCCGGTGCCGTTGAGCCACAGGCATCGCCTTATGGTGTCTGCTCGCATTTGGTCGGGCACGAGTTCGATCAGCACGAAAAAACGATGCGGCTAATGCAGACGGCTGGCATCCAGTGGGCTCGGGCCGACTTCTCCTGGTGCGGCGTGCAGCCTGCCCCTGACACTTGGGATTTCAAACGCGTGGATGTGCTGCTTAGTCGTGCTCCCCAGCACAACATTCAAATCCTTCCGATTCTTGATTACAACAATCACTTCGCGGATCCCGCCTGGCAGCATCTCGACGAGTGGGAGCTCTACGTACGAACGATGGTGGAGCGGTACCAAGATCGTCTTCCGGTTTGGGAGATTTGGAACGAGCAGAATGGGGAGGGCTTTTGGAAGGATCCGAACCCCGAGCATTACCTGGCCCTGCTGAAGCGAAGCTATGAGACCATTAAGTCGGTGAATCCTGACCTCAAAGTTGCGGTCGGCGGATACGCGGGCATCCCCTATGACTATATCGAGGAGCTCTATCAACTCGGTGGAGGCCAGTGCTTCGACATCATGAACGTCCATCCCTACAGCCATCCACTTCCCCCCGAGCAGAATCTTGAAGAGAGCCTGCAACAACTTAAGGATCTCATGGCTAAGTATGGCGACGATAACAAACCGATCTGGGCGACGGAGATCGGCTGGCCAACCCATGAGCCGGAATTCACTTCTCCGGGACTATTGCAGGAGGCCCTGAAATGTGTGCTGCCCGAGAAAAGTGCCTATCGAATCGTTTGTATCAAGGATCCCGAAAGCGACCTGCCCGCCGCGCTTATCAAACGGCGGATTGCCGACCATCTTCCCGCGAATGGCGTCATCGAAGTGCTCGACTATGAGACGCTGGCAACAGCTCTCGACCGTGGTGACATCGATGTTGTGGTGATGCCGCCCAGCGAGAACTACTACTTGGATGGATTCGACCGCATTGTTCGCTACGTGAAAGAGGGCGGGACGGTTGTCGATCTGCAAGGGATGCCCTTCTGGTACGGCTTCACGAAAAACGAAAAGGGAGCGTGGGAGAAAACCAACACAACCAGTTACAACAAACTTCGCATTCAGGCAGAGGCTTGGTGGTACAACAAGGGAATCATTCCGGAAGAGATGACCGTCGAGTACGCTGGTCCAGTCGCGAATCTGCCTGACCAACCGAAGAAGATCATTGCCACCCGTTTTCTGCAACCTTATCAGTTTAAGGAGGGAGATCGTTTCATCCCTCTGCTGCGTGGGAAGAACGAGAAATACACCGGAACCGCCGCGGCTATTTTTGATTTCGACAGCGACTGGAAAGGGGCGGTCATCGTCAACGCGCTACGTGAAGGGGAGGGACTTGTTGTCAACCAAAACGGCCAAGCGGAGATGCTTACCCGCTCTCAGTTGATGGCCCGGCGTTGTGGCGTCGAACGCATCTTCTGGTACGAGTTCCAGGCGCCGGAGCAAGACCAGCACGACAAAGAGTCGCATTTCGGCATTGTTCACAACGACTACACGGAGAAGCCGGCTTACTCTTCCTACAAGACGCTGACGAGCCAGTTACCCGCCGGATCCACCTTCACGCACTCCGATTGGCACCGCACCGACAAGTCACTTTATTATCCTCAATGGAAGCTGACGGACGGGAGCTCCGCCGGAGCCATCTGGTCGTATAAAAGCTCGGGAACCATCCGTGTTGAGTTCAGCGGTGCCCGGCCAAGCTTCACCACGCACACCGGCAGCCCGTTGTCCCCCTCGTTTTCCGTCAACACCGCTGTACTGGATATCAGCAGCGCCCCCGTTTACTTCCAAGGTGCGGAAATTAAGTCGATCGATGCCGGGTTCTGA
- a CDS encoding helix-turn-helix domain-containing protein: MNLAIDATELQPLVREVVAEVVREMALLGGSTDRLAYPEAEAAGLLGIRGHQLRDARHRGEIVATKVGGRIGYERSELIAYLARNRS, translated from the coding sequence ATGAATCTCGCGATCGATGCTACCGAACTCCAGCCACTTGTGCGCGAAGTCGTCGCCGAGGTCGTGCGCGAGATGGCTTTACTAGGCGGTTCTACCGATCGCCTGGCGTACCCAGAGGCCGAGGCCGCTGGCTTGCTCGGTATCCGCGGCCATCAGCTACGCGATGCACGCCACCGCGGCGAAATCGTTGCCACGAAAGTGGGAGGCAGAATCGGGTACGAACGCAGCGAGCTGATCGCTTACCTCGCAAGAAATCGTAGTTAA
- a CDS encoding S49 family peptidase, with product MKHELAAVLPAAAAELQEALAISPTHQVVRFREDSKLVATCWVEGVLTPWYLERVRERLYSILRNDAVGHVIIRMSSPGGLVAGVPETADLVREFSEAKAVTVIASEYLASAAYWIASQATTIIASPSTVVGSVGVISVLTDSSAAYEAAGIKVIPVASANAKHRGMPGVPVTEGDIEAVRAQVEEVSRWFLQYINRVPPKCSRRRMTSDQVLNAISAETYYAEEALKRGFVDEVAAPEQAIAAVLANDKHADLRGKDAYDKYAELALAAHPGVDFLADLSESQEAALRRKYPTLAEAADDYRRLH from the coding sequence ATGAAACACGAATTGGCAGCAGTGCTGCCGGCCGCGGCGGCTGAACTTCAAGAAGCGTTGGCGATTTCGCCAACGCACCAGGTTGTGCGTTTTCGCGAGGACTCGAAGCTGGTCGCCACCTGCTGGGTCGAAGGCGTGTTGACGCCTTGGTATCTGGAGCGGGTGCGCGAGAGGCTGTACTCGATTCTGCGTAATGATGCTGTTGGCCATGTGATAATTCGCATGAGTTCGCCGGGTGGTCTAGTCGCAGGCGTGCCTGAAACGGCCGACTTGGTGCGAGAGTTCAGCGAAGCGAAAGCGGTAACTGTTATAGCAAGTGAGTACCTAGCGAGCGCCGCCTACTGGATCGCTTCGCAAGCCACCACAATCATCGCTTCGCCTTCAACGGTGGTGGGCTCCGTTGGTGTGATTTCGGTGCTCACCGATTCGAGCGCCGCTTATGAAGCGGCTGGCATTAAAGTGATTCCGGTTGCCTCGGCAAATGCGAAGCATCGCGGAATGCCCGGCGTGCCTGTCACTGAGGGCGATATCGAAGCGGTTCGCGCACAGGTCGAGGAAGTTAGCAGATGGTTCCTGCAATACATCAATCGCGTGCCTCCCAAGTGCAGCCGACGCCGCATGACTTCCGACCAGGTACTGAATGCGATTTCCGCCGAAACCTACTATGCAGAGGAAGCGTTGAAGCGGGGCTTCGTTGACGAGGTGGCAGCCCCCGAGCAGGCCATCGCGGCGGTACTCGCGAACGACAAGCACGCCGACCTCCGCGGCAAGGATGCTTACGACAAGTACGCCGAGCTGGCTCTCGCCGCGCACCCCGGCGTTGACTTTTTGGCAGACCTCAGTGAATCACAGGAGGCTGCTTTGCGACGCAAATACCCAACACTTGCCGAAGCTGCCGACGACTACCGGCGGCTCCACTAG
- a CDS encoding helix-turn-helix domain-containing protein produces the protein MQERITREHFNRIKRELDSNNGTQRAIAERLGVSPSTVHLVARGCHGYQREQIWPEGKGTDPSPEEIARHCEAIRRRHGHHVEEPEHVEIQVVSLAELGLI, from the coding sequence GTGCAAGAACGCATAACAAGAGAACACTTCAACCGAATCAAGCGAGAACTCGATTCGAATAACGGCACCCAACGAGCGATAGCGGAAAGGCTCGGCGTTTCACCGTCCACGGTCCATCTGGTTGCACGGGGTTGTCACGGCTACCAGCGAGAGCAAATCTGGCCAGAGGGAAAGGGCACCGACCCATCCCCCGAAGAGATCGCACGCCACTGCGAGGCGATCCGCAGGAGGCACGGCCACCACGTGGAAGAACCCGAGCACGTCGAGATTCAGGTAGTGAGCCTGGCCGAGCTTGGCTTGATTTAA
- a CDS encoding tyrosine-type recombinase/integrase codes for MRAWLFQDSRQKRKLGEDDCPWSVGWMEKGRRRSKKVGSRSMAEKYRRKKEGELANNLVDPLCNRAKWTEAKELFLAHAKTHCRYKTVIDYTAIVTKFEKLIKPKRAEDLSRTAIDRYVELRKSERRKLEKPPLSVSTLNKELRVLRAMVNLAAEEELLTKAPTVKLLKEPEREVVFITDDQFTELYKAAESMKRPADRHYKPADWWRALLVFLYTTGWRIGQTLDVRRENLDLEAGTVFARAETTKGNRDARIQLTPMAIDHLLAIKDFYPLVFAWTNHPDTLSKDFVALKKAANVEIPGRFHNLRRGFATNNASILPADVLQHVMQHRDAATTRRYINQAERMRQTEISGLIHCPKLPAQA; via the coding sequence ATGCGTGCTTGGCTCTTCCAAGACTCACGCCAGAAGCGAAAGCTAGGCGAGGATGATTGCCCCTGGTCCGTCGGCTGGATGGAAAAAGGCCGCCGCAGATCAAAGAAAGTCGGCAGCCGATCGATGGCCGAAAAGTACCGACGCAAAAAGGAAGGTGAGCTTGCCAACAACCTGGTTGATCCGCTCTGCAACCGCGCAAAGTGGACCGAAGCAAAGGAGCTGTTTCTCGCTCACGCGAAGACTCATTGTCGATATAAAACCGTGATCGATTACACGGCGATCGTTACCAAGTTCGAGAAGCTTATCAAACCGAAGCGGGCCGAGGACCTCAGCCGAACCGCGATCGATCGCTATGTTGAATTGCGAAAGTCGGAACGGCGAAAGCTCGAGAAACCTCCCCTTTCGGTCTCGACGCTCAATAAGGAGCTTCGCGTTTTACGTGCCATGGTGAACCTGGCAGCCGAGGAAGAGCTGCTCACCAAAGCGCCGACCGTGAAGCTGCTAAAGGAACCAGAGCGCGAGGTGGTATTCATCACCGATGACCAGTTCACTGAACTGTATAAGGCCGCTGAGTCCATGAAGCGGCCAGCAGATCGACACTACAAGCCGGCCGACTGGTGGCGTGCCCTACTGGTCTTCCTATACACGACCGGTTGGCGGATCGGCCAGACGCTCGATGTGAGGCGCGAAAACCTCGACCTGGAAGCTGGCACCGTGTTCGCGAGGGCCGAGACCACCAAGGGCAACCGCGATGCTCGAATCCAACTGACGCCGATGGCGATCGACCACCTGCTTGCGATCAAAGACTTCTACCCGCTGGTGTTCGCGTGGACCAACCACCCGGACACGCTCAGCAAGGATTTCGTGGCGCTCAAGAAAGCGGCTAATGTGGAAATCCCAGGGCGATTCCACAACCTTCGGAGGGGATTCGCGACCAATAACGCTAGCATCCTGCCGGCGGACGTGCTCCAGCACGTGATGCAGCACCGCGATGCGGCAACCACCCGACGTTACATCAACCAGGCAGAGCGGATGCGACAGACCGAAATATCGGGCCTGATCCACTGCCCCAAGCTACCCGCCCAAGCGTAG
- a CDS encoding OPT family oligopeptide transporter — protein sequence MDEQSPFASPQSSPEIPEEPAAGPNPDWSLGAQLTTRAVVAGCLIGSIIACTNIYIGLKIGWTFGASIISAVLGFSFFAMIDRRLSVLETNIAQTAGSAAGSMASAAGLVAAIPAMDMLGNPISWWELVLWSLAIAFLGVFFAVPLRRQMVLIDKLKFPTGTATAETITAMFSDGSVAIAKANYLLWSGAFAGIFTLSYYFVPQLESPPIDKWTGIAILATATAWGFKIYLGPALFGAGFLIGPRVVLSLLAGAILGWAVLGSFVQSQGWAPGDVNSFSDGPRGWILWPGVALMVSEALASVAFSWKTFIRAFQGVAAAAESGKDDSADSIPNSWWIGGLIAGSILTMVIAQLVFDIMWYYSLIAIALSSILSVVAVRSTGETDINPIGGMGKITQLVFGGMAPGQIPTNLMCAAITGAGASQAADMMQDLKTGHLLGASARKQFIAQLFGILAGVVFVVPAYVLFTNAYEIGTEDGLPAPAALAWKAMAELLANGFSALPPYSVQFVGGATVVGVLLATLRRFKTIAPYVPSGLALGIAFIVPPYYSLVMVYGLVAWLIWKAVSPQSCRNFDFAVASGLIAGEGLMGIVNAVLTICNVPSLT from the coding sequence ATGGACGAACAATCGCCATTTGCGTCGCCGCAATCTTCCCCTGAAATTCCCGAAGAACCTGCGGCTGGTCCCAATCCCGACTGGTCCCTGGGAGCGCAGCTCACTACCCGTGCGGTTGTCGCAGGTTGCCTGATCGGCAGTATCATTGCTTGCACCAATATCTATATCGGCCTGAAGATTGGCTGGACCTTCGGGGCGTCGATTATTTCGGCGGTGCTTGGATTTTCGTTCTTTGCGATGATTGATCGCCGGCTGTCGGTGCTCGAGACCAACATCGCCCAAACCGCCGGCTCGGCGGCCGGTTCCATGGCTTCGGCCGCTGGACTGGTAGCCGCGATTCCCGCGATGGACATGCTCGGCAATCCGATTTCGTGGTGGGAACTGGTACTCTGGTCGCTCGCGATTGCTTTCTTGGGAGTGTTCTTCGCGGTCCCGCTCCGGCGCCAGATGGTGCTGATCGATAAACTCAAGTTCCCCACCGGTACCGCCACGGCCGAGACCATTACCGCGATGTTCAGCGATGGATCGGTTGCCATCGCCAAGGCGAACTACTTGCTCTGGTCGGGTGCCTTTGCCGGGATCTTTACGCTGTCGTACTACTTCGTTCCGCAACTTGAGTCTCCGCCGATCGACAAATGGACTGGCATCGCGATTCTAGCTACCGCGACTGCTTGGGGATTTAAAATTTACTTGGGACCAGCTCTGTTCGGGGCTGGCTTCTTGATTGGCCCGCGGGTTGTGTTGTCGCTGCTCGCCGGTGCGATTCTTGGGTGGGCTGTGCTGGGCTCCTTTGTCCAGTCGCAAGGCTGGGCCCCTGGCGATGTCAACAGCTTCAGCGATGGCCCCCGCGGTTGGATTCTCTGGCCGGGCGTGGCTCTCATGGTGAGCGAGGCCCTCGCCAGCGTAGCGTTTAGCTGGAAGACATTCATTCGCGCCTTCCAAGGCGTCGCCGCCGCGGCCGAAAGTGGCAAAGACGACTCGGCCGACAGCATTCCCAATAGTTGGTGGATCGGCGGTTTGATCGCTGGGTCGATTCTCACGATGGTGATTGCTCAGTTGGTGTTCGACATCATGTGGTACTACTCGCTGATCGCCATTGCTCTATCGTCCATCCTTTCAGTTGTTGCTGTTCGTTCGACTGGCGAGACCGACATCAATCCCATCGGCGGCATGGGCAAGATCACCCAGCTGGTGTTCGGTGGGATGGCCCCTGGCCAGATTCCGACCAACTTAATGTGTGCGGCCATCACCGGCGCGGGTGCGTCGCAGGCGGCCGACATGATGCAAGACCTCAAGACCGGTCACCTGCTGGGGGCCTCGGCTCGCAAGCAGTTCATTGCTCAGCTCTTCGGCATCCTCGCTGGCGTGGTGTTTGTGGTGCCAGCTTACGTGCTGTTTACCAACGCTTATGAGATCGGCACTGAAGACGGCTTGCCGGCTCCGGCCGCCTTGGCCTGGAAAGCCATGGCCGAGCTTCTGGCCAACGGCTTCTCAGCACTCCCCCCGTATAGCGTGCAGTTCGTCGGCGGAGCGACCGTGGTCGGTGTACTGCTGGCAACGCTGCGACGGTTCAAGACCATCGCCCCGTACGTCCCCAGCGGTCTGGCACTCGGCATCGCTTTTATTGTCCCTCCCTATTACTCGCTGGTCATGGTGTATGGTCTGGTTGCCTGGCTCATCTGGAAAGCCGTGTCGCCGCAGTCATGCCGCAACTTCGACTTTGCCGTGGCCTCAGGCCTGATCGCTGGCGAAGGTCTTATGGGTATCGTGAATGCTGTGCTCACCATCTGCAACGTACCATCGCTGACTTAA
- a CDS encoding serpin family protein, with amino-acid sequence MRRNSACRDSQQVQSLVESVNQFALWLFEQVSNDRPKSNLVFSPSSIASVLAMARLGASGKTRECFDFVLEHKLSEVELGEAYRVLMDEIAASSSDLCIANRVWGDARFGYHDKFQADLLDLFHADLERVDFANESESAVGKINAWVRKQTDHRIDRIVDSGSISSATTMLLTNAVSFNGSWLLPFDRKETKTRPFHLSDGTTTSVKMMSQREHLGIAGTADYMVLQLPYRDTSQVEQADGQPRCRFVMQIVLPRHPSFTLDRAMDWVVAGGINELQFSYASEVKVSLPRFRIENTLSLESALKTLGLSLAMDPARADYSNMCEQETGMSLSKLTQRAMVEVDEEGTVASAATGAWLTVGRSATFCVDRPFLFQIIDRQTKLIHFLGRCERP; translated from the coding sequence ATGCGTCGGAATTCCGCCTGTCGTGACTCACAGCAAGTGCAGTCGTTGGTCGAAAGTGTCAACCAATTTGCTCTCTGGTTGTTCGAACAAGTGAGCAACGATCGCCCGAAGAGTAACTTGGTGTTCTCGCCGAGTAGCATCGCTAGCGTGCTGGCAATGGCCCGGTTGGGAGCGTCCGGCAAGACACGCGAGTGCTTCGATTTTGTACTGGAACATAAGCTCAGCGAAGTCGAACTCGGCGAAGCCTATCGCGTGCTGATGGATGAGATTGCTGCGAGCAGCAGCGATCTTTGCATTGCGAATCGAGTCTGGGGCGACGCTCGATTTGGGTACCATGATAAGTTTCAGGCCGATTTGCTCGATCTGTTCCACGCCGACTTGGAGCGGGTCGATTTTGCAAACGAATCCGAATCAGCGGTGGGCAAGATCAACGCCTGGGTGCGAAAGCAAACGGATCATCGCATCGATCGCATCGTCGATTCCGGGAGCATTTCTTCCGCAACCACGATGTTGCTGACCAACGCGGTCTCTTTTAATGGGTCATGGCTATTGCCTTTTGACCGAAAGGAGACGAAAACACGACCTTTCCATCTATCCGATGGAACCACGACCAGCGTGAAGATGATGTCGCAACGCGAACATCTTGGCATCGCAGGTACTGCCGACTACATGGTGCTTCAGCTCCCCTACAGAGATACCAGCCAAGTCGAGCAAGCCGACGGACAACCACGGTGTCGCTTCGTGATGCAGATTGTGCTGCCAAGGCATCCTTCCTTTACGCTCGATCGGGCGATGGATTGGGTCGTGGCTGGCGGTATCAACGAGCTGCAATTCAGCTACGCATCTGAGGTGAAGGTTTCGCTGCCGAGATTCCGCATCGAGAACACGCTGAGCTTGGAGTCGGCGCTCAAGACACTCGGGCTCTCGCTGGCCATGGACCCCGCGCGGGCGGATTATTCCAACATGTGCGAGCAGGAGACTGGGATGTCGCTCTCGAAGTTGACGCAGCGGGCGATGGTGGAAGTCGACGAAGAAGGCACCGTGGCCTCCGCGGCGACGGGTGCGTGGCTGACGGTAGGTCGATCAGCCACGTTCTGCGTCGACCGCCCGTTCCTGTTTCAGATCATCGATAGGCAGACAAAACTTATCCACTTCCTGGGACGGTGCGAACGGCCGTAA
- a CDS encoding DinB family protein codes for MTPNTRFASVPHILRTLMEKDPMQNKSPMLQQLCSGTSRCLDGSMKKIRHCLDQLTDEQVWWRPADDMNSIGNMMLHLAGNLRQWAIVGIGGGDDLRDRPAEFAAREPLSKDELLARLQGTVDETKQVLANATEEQLLAGQVIQGFSVTGVEILFDTIPHFQGHTQEIICYTRMQVGPAYRFYWSPSTPEEGA; via the coding sequence GTGACTCCGAATACCCGCTTTGCTAGCGTTCCCCATATCCTTCGCACCTTGATGGAAAAAGACCCGATGCAAAATAAGTCTCCCATGCTCCAGCAGCTATGTAGCGGTACGAGTCGCTGCCTGGATGGTTCGATGAAGAAGATTCGTCATTGCCTCGACCAACTGACCGACGAGCAGGTGTGGTGGCGGCCGGCCGACGACATGAACTCCATCGGCAACATGATGTTGCACCTGGCGGGTAACCTGCGGCAGTGGGCCATCGTCGGCATCGGCGGCGGCGACGACCTTCGTGACCGCCCGGCCGAGTTTGCCGCCCGCGAGCCGCTGTCGAAGGACGAACTACTTGCGCGACTGCAAGGCACCGTAGATGAAACGAAGCAGGTGCTGGCCAACGCGACCGAAGAGCAGTTGCTCGCTGGGCAGGTGATACAAGGATTCTCGGTAACTGGCGTTGAGATCTTGTTCGATACGATTCCCCACTTCCAAGGTCATACGCAAGAAATCATTTGCTACACCCGCATGCAAGTCGGCCCGGCGTATCGGTTCTACTGGTCCCCCTCCACGCCCGAAGAGGGAGCGTAA